The DNA window GGCCAAAGCAAAACGCAGTGACTCCAAAGCTGAGAGCGTAAATGGatccacagcacagaaacagaaaggtACAGAAACTCAATTTGTCTTTCCCAGTTCagtgaaagtaaaagtaaaaaccgTGAACTTTAACTACAATGacgttttcttcttttaattttttttaaggaGTTAGTAACCAGTCCATCTTCTCGACAGTGGATGTTTTACGCAAAAGGCTGCATGAAAAGATAGAAGAGTCCAGAGGGCAGGTATGTGTATGCTGTGACAGAAAGCCTCTGGTAAAATTATGATGATGTATCCAACGTGATGTTTATTGTACTCTTGCACAcaatttgacacatttttttaaaagcagcaaaCACAATAAAGAATATGTATAAGGAACAATATGTAACTTATTTATGGTGTCAAATAATATATAGTCATCCTCTTGCTACGTCTAGAAAAATAAGTGTTCTTGTGCAGTTAAGAGTTAAGTGTCTTAACAGCCACATTATAATGGGTTTCACTTGGTGAAGATTTGATGAACCAGAAGCCCTCAACAGGAAAAAATGGGAATAATACGCACAtccagggggaaaaaatctgTTGATGGGTCCAGGATCgacaaaatattgaaaaaaagaaagcccACACACCTTAAGcttctgttaaatgtttttttgccaGTATTAACGACCCTAACATTTCTAGTTATGTGCATGTTAACGTTTCCATTTCCATTAATCCAGGTTGGTGCAGTTTACTTCAACATGCCTGATTTCTGACTGAATTATATGAGAGAAAGTAGCACCACCACATGCTACAGAGTTTAAACAtgtgatttattgtttatttgacaCTAATGAGGTTGCACACATCTTTTATCAGGGAGCCCCAAAGGATGCATTATCAGACGCCGTCCTGGCAAAGCGAGCAAAGCGGAAGCTGGAACGAGAGcgcaagaagaggaagaggaaagagttTCGGATGAAAAAACTGACTGAAGACAGTGGCCAAGAGCAGCTGCCAGAGGTAAAACATGAGGTGCAGGAGACGCCCGCTGCAAGCAAGAGAAGTGAAAGCTCTATTATATTCAACAAGGTGGAGACAGTGGAGGAAGGCTACGTAGACAaaatgcagaagaagaagaacaagaaacaGAGCGTCAAGGGCCAGATAACGCCGCTGACGGGGAAGAACTACAAGCAGCTGCTCGGTCGCGTGGAAGCTCGCAAGGAAAAGCTGGAAAAGCTGAGGGAGAAAGATGAGGGGAAGGCCCGTGAGATGGAGAAGAAGATAAAATGGACCAACCTGCTTTATAAAGCAGAGGGCATCAAGATAAAAGACGACGAGAACATGCTGCGCACGGcgctgaagaagaaggagaagaggcatgaacagaggaaaaagaaatggGGCACACTTAGCGATAACGTCGTAGAGAAGATGCAGCAACGGCAGGACAAGAGAAGGAAGAACCTCCAGAAACGCAGTAAGGCCAAaacggagaagaagaaggacagGGCACGGAAGAAAGGCAGAGTGTTGCCCGAGGACTTGAAATAAGCTTCAGTGTAATGGAAGGAGTCTGTTGTatgattagaaaacatctgTGAAAAAGTAAATCAATTTTTTTATATGACAGTAGTGTTTATAAAATTATATCAAAGTGCTACTGCAGGTGCACATGCTGTACCTTCTGTCCTGTGTAGGAGTAATATGATGTGTTATGATCAATAAAATCGAATTCTTCATAGTGATGAGTGTTAATGGTAATCTCTGCTAGATATCAAACCAAAGTATGTCATTTAAACTGGAAATATGTGTGAGATACGATGATAGATGCCACTGTTATGTCTCTGCTCAACAAAGGTGATGTACAGCCACAACCaccagagacacaaaacaagaaaatacacaaagactCAAAATGACAACAGAGAAACAACTACAGACTCAAAATTACTTTAAAGACAAACGGAACAACTACAAAAAgagatataaaacaaatataaagatGCAAATTTACCCTAAAGATATATAAAatggacacaaagacacaaagcaaCTACATAATCATTCTAAAGAGATACAAAATGATCACAAAGAGGCATAAAACAACTATGAAGAGGCAAAATGCTCTaaagatatataaaataacCACAAATTACcctaaaaacatacaaaacaactacataaaaactcaaaatggcTCTAAAGAGATATAAAACCACTACAAATAACTACAAAGACACAAAAGGACTCAAACTCACCCAAAAGATAAAGAATCATAATGAGACTCACCCTAACGTGATAGAAAACTACTTCAAAATGAGATTATAGACCCAAAACTACAAggcacaaaatgaccacaaTGAGACGCAGATTGAGACTCAAAGGACAACAAAGAAAATGGCCCACTGTCAAGAAGGAAACAAATACAGCTCTTTCCAAATAGGAAGAATTCCTGTTGTgtgaactgatctcagttcagttATGAGTTATCATCTAACACAGTGTAGTTAGTGTAATGTCACTGATTGACCAAAGGTGTCGCTGTGTCCCATTTGAATGTCTCGCTCCGCccagcaggaagaagaagaaagcacaacatgacaacacGCTCAGGTGTCAGCTGGTGTGACGCTGACTGTCTTTATTTTGAACGGCGGTTCTGCAGGAGCTCGTGCTCAGATTTAAACTCCACCGTTGTGTTGTGAGCGGGGAAGTCAGCAGGAGCCGATGATCGTCCATCGATGAGAATACACTTCAGAAATCtgcccgctgctgctgctgctgcgaccGGAGTTCGTCAGAGTTCCATTAGAAACCATCATCAGGTGACTTCCGCTTCATCTCACATGAAGACACGCTCCAGTGATCGATACATTTACTAACAGCCTGCTCTCTGACCCCAGGAGACCATGTCCAGACGACTTAACGCGCGCAGGACGGACGGTGTGGATAAAAACGTGTGGTGGGTGATCGagtctttcatttcatttgttaaatGCAGATTTACACTTTATGGTGCTCGGATTTTATTGCTGTTAAAGTCGACTCAGTCCGTCAGCTCCATGTAAAGTGATCCCGTGTTCAGTGTATCTGTCGCCTGAATATAATCCTGACCTTTAATTGGATTCGATCACATTTCCTCTTCAAACATTGCATGTTTAATGCTTTTATTCTGTTAtggtttcttttttccctcttccaAAACTTTAAATGTGGAGGATTTAAGATAATATTTCTAGTCAAGccaaatgtgtttatatagcacatttcataGGACAAGCATTGACTCAGTGTGCTTCAGTATACACAGCAAAGACAAGTACATGACTTGACTGAACATGAGATTCAGTCaagattatataaaataacagGATATTTCATGTATATatgattgttttttattctcatttcgAGTAATTACTATTAAGTATATaagtgaaaatgaatcatttatatatttttattatccaTTTATTTCTTAGAGCTACTCACTTATGTTCccttatttaatatatatatatatatatgctataaTGCTGGGATGGGGAACCTTTTTCTATCACAGGccgttttattttcttaacatCCTTCAAGGGCCATAataaattattgtttattattaatgGATTCTGATTCACAAAGTCTCGATTGGATTTGATTCAACATCTACTCAGTAATCTGACATTTGACAACATTCAATTGATGAATGTGGTTTGACAACTGCAGTGTGTGAACAGCTGTTTTGCACCATCAGGGTTGAATTTACACAACTGACTGCAGACTACAAAGTCGTGAACCTCGGACAGGGATTTCCTGACTTCTCCCCACCTCCGTTCATCCAGGAGGCTTTTTGTAAAGCACTGAGGGGAGGACCGTCCATGCACCAGTACACCCGAGCCTTTGTAAGTGTGATGAAATACATGCAGAGATTTGTGTGGGGGGTAATGTATTACTCTGACCCTGACCCTTCTTACCAAACATTGATTGACCTTATGTTTTGTTGTTCTTTGATTCATCAGGGCCACCCCCCTCTTGTAAAAGCTCTGGCTAAATTCTTCAGTAGGATTGTGGGACATGAGATTGACCCATTTGAAGACATCCTGGTCACAGTCGGAGCTTATCAGGCGCTCTTCTGTGCATTTCAGGCTCTGATCGATGAAGGAGATGAGGTAGGAaaatcagcctgtgtgtgtgtacatgtgtgtactcAATGTCAAAACAGGGTGCTCAGCTCAAGTTAAAAAATAACGTTAAagaaagataagataaaacttaatTGATCCCATGCCAAGGAAGGTCactttttacagcagcagatgagagaagagagagagagaatccaTTTACTCTACAATGTTGTCATGTGTggttatttttttctaattatgTCTTTCAGGTAATAATCATTGAGCCGTTCTTTGACTGCTACCAGCCGATGGTGGCGATGACTGGAGGAAAGGCAGAGTATGTACCTCTGAGGCCAGTGAGTGGtttacacataaaaacaaaatatctatACAAAAGAGTTGTGAAGCATCTTTTGACGATGTAATCTTTATGTCGACTATCATTTGTACAATTACCTCAAAgtgtatttgtcttttcatttccagAAAGGTGAGGGCAGTGCCGTCCTGTCAAGCGGAGACTGGGTTCTTTCTGCTGAGGAGCTGGCCAGTAAAATAACTCCACGTACTAAAGCCATTGTTATCAACACGCCCAACAACCCAATAGGAAAGGTAAGATGCTGGTCGGGTGATGCACCGAGCCTGCTGAAAGAAGAGCTTCGCCGTGCTCATGGTTTGCACAAGCACCGACAATATCTATATGAACAGTAGATTTAAGCCATATCTTGGACTCAAAGTCAAATTTAGGCCACAGTAAAATACTGAAAGTGCACTGTTTGTCAGAGGCACACAACCACAGGGCAGTTATTCGAATTTTGTCATTTCAATAACTATAGTATGGTCCCTGACATAAGCACACATTTGTGTCCACTATAGGTTTACAAGACAGAAGAGCTCCAAATGATCGCTGATCTCTGTATCAAACATGATCTGCTGTGCATCAGTGACGAGGTGTACGAGTGGCTGACGTATGACGGAGCCAAACACGTAAAGATCGGTGAGATACTGTTCAGATAGTTTGGCAAAATGCTTCAACTCGTAGagcaatattaatattaatatggTGTGTAACTGACAGCCAGCCTTCCTGGCATGTGGGAGCGAACAATAACCATCAGCAGTGGTGGAAAGACTTTCAGTGCGACCGGATGGAAGGTAACGCACAGATGGATTTTGTGTTGAGTTGTGTGATCTGAGTTGCGTGATCTCCTTCACGTCATTGTTATAATGGCTCATATTGTCTTCTCAGGTCGGCTGGGCCATCAGCTCTGGACATATcatcaaacacatgaaaaccaTCCATCAGAACAGTGTTTACCACTGTGCAACAGCTGCTCAGGTAAACGCTCAACTCCATCTTAGATATTGTTGTTGCAATGAAACGTGGCCTCTTTACAACAGCTCCTCTCAGAACTGCACACTGGAAGAAATTTGGTTTCTCGTTTTTGAATTTTTAGCAGGAATTTCTGTTTACTATTCTAACCTCAATACCAGACCAGACGGGAGTTTCATGAAATACCAAATGTCCCACCGacatttgtaaatgttaatGATTCATGTAATTCAGCCACTGCCCCTGACATTATCAGAAAGGAAGATGGTTCTCTCACCTTACGTTTGACTACACCGCCCAGTCACAGGAACAGTTCCCACAAATATGTTAATAAGGGGTGATTATACAGAAAgaataaatattaatttgacTGTTGAACTTAAGTGGTTGAATCCTGAACTCGGACAGATTTGAATCTACCAGCAACCAGAACACAATCGATTCTACAATGATATTTTCAGCGTTTATGTTTGCTATTATGCTCTGAAAACCTTTATTCAACAGAATAAACTAATCCCATTTTGTCCCTTTTCATCTATCATGTAACCTTCCTGTTCCAGGAGGCAGTGGCTCAAGGATTTGAGAGAGAGTACGAGCTGCTGGGGACTCCAGAGAGCTACTTGCAGCAGCTGCCCGCAGCTCTGCAGCACAAGAGAAAGAAGCTGGCCTCGTGTCTGGAGAGCGTGGGTTTGCAGCCCATCTTACCAGAGGGAGGATATTTTATGATCGCAGACATCTCCTCTGTCGGTGGGTGATGAACAAACGTGAAGTGGTTGTGTTATTATGACAATTTCTGTATATTTCTTAAATTGTGGTCTTGTAATTAATATTGACCTTGCTTTTTTAAACAGAGGTGGATCTGAATGACCAGAGCCCAAAGGATGAAGCCTCTGATTTCAGATTTGTTAAATGGCTCATTAAAGAGAAGGTAAAGATGAAATATTCGACTAGATGACACTTTGCAGAGCGCATACCTTCATCAATGCCCAAGAGTTCATTAATATAGGGTCCCTGAATATgcctccttctttctttcatcaagatccctgaattattccctgagaaattgaTGACAAAAATGGCATTGTCTTTTTCCAGATTTAATTTGTCCTTCGCCCATAtcccacccttccaccaagtttcatggaaattagTTCAGTAGTCTTTGAGAGTCAATCAAACTAACCAACAAACGGACAGAGGCGACAACATAGGCACCTTGGcagagcaaataaaaatgtgaaaaagtgaaaaaaacatgcGATGTTGGGTCCgttaaagaaaacatgattacattcatgtttttgtgcaacatttattttttgggtgtgatttaaaaatacttctctttttaatttatctacCTCTCCTCCAGGGTTTGGCAACAATCCCCGTCTCTGCATTCTACAGTCCAGAGCACAGCAAGCAGTTTGAAAACTACATCCGATTCTGTTTCGTCAAGGTAAATTGAGCTTCAGATTTACTGACATGAATCCGACCCTCTCCTGTCGCTCTGCTCCCCTCGCcaacacactccctctctttgtcGAACAGGAGGACTCCACTCTGGATGCAGCTGAGGAGATCTTGAGAAAATGGCACCAGGGGCCGTAAAACCGTCCATTATATGAAGTGTTACCCGTccattcaatcaagctgcttaAAACTGGGTTAGTCTGACTACTCAGTTCAAATGAGCCATAATCAGTTTCCGAGCCTGTCCCCACTGAAAACACTCCTGCACAGGGATTTTAGAAAAGCAGAAAATTACTGATTAAcatttttagaaaatatttaggtgattttatttttcatatattcaAATGATGTGCGTCCATTGTGATATGTAATAAAACTAATGAATCCACATGttatattattgttttgtttattcacacagtgttttcatgtaAAGAAATGTGATATTACAGTCATTGGGATAAATTGGTGAATCtatgtgaaacaaaaataatgttcaGCAACCTAACTGCAGTTAAATCTTAAACCTTGATGTAGTCAAGGtttaagatttaaatttaaaattattGCAATAACCCTTAATCACAGTaaataaattctgtttcattGAATTAACAATCAATTTCAGTGCTTGTGAAAGTGTTGATTCATGATATACCTactataaatgtaaatatattaatCTACTGTAAATTTTCCTTAGATGTTTTATCAATGTattcttattatattatatgtatcAATATTTTTGTGGCAAAATTCAGTCATAGAGATGTatttttgcacaaaataaatagcatcattttttattttaagaagtAACAAATCACAAGTAAAATTTAATCAAGTATCGCCTGCTTGTGGCAACCGAAGGCACTCCTGCTTCATTTGTAAATCGTGTTCTTGAGCCTAAGGTCAAGTAAAGAGGgataaaaagtatttataaGCTAAAATCACAACtgttcactgaaaaaaaaacatataaaacaaaccCTCAGgtctttttcttcattctgacaggcttttattttgaaagcgaGAGATGACCTGGAAGTaaataaacatcacatgttGGTGCGTTTGAAAATGTCGACCGACGGAGCAGCTAAAAGAATCAACCCTGTGACTTCTCAGGTAGTTTCACTTCTGAGTGCGAAATGTCCCCGTGTCCTGCTTTGTGatctttaatgtgtgtgttgtgtgtttgtagtgtGAGGAGCGCGTGGactggaagaaaaggaaaacagaagGTGAGCACAACACAGCGACATGTAGCGGTTAGCTGCAGCTGCATGCTAACACAGGTGGTCTGAAGCTACAGGCTTAATTTTATTAAATACATTCGATTGAAGGGATTTTTAACTGTCTTAAAATGGGTGAATATGTAGATTTAGTTTGTTTAAAATCACTCAGGGTtgtagattttttattttttagctaAAGGAATAAACCACAATTTCTT is part of the Paralichthys olivaceus isolate ysfri-2021 chromosome 18, ASM2471397v2, whole genome shotgun sequence genome and encodes:
- the surf6 gene encoding surfeit locus protein 6; translation: MDLASRDSYIQKLASKVFSQRDQEPKKRPFVHFKGKTDTGPPKKKKCKKKNFKERGPNEKTPKPQQSPSLSTAAQKGAAKAKRSDSKAESVNGSTAQKQKGVSNQSIFSTVDVLRKRLHEKIEESRGQGAPKDALSDAVLAKRAKRKLERERKKRKRKEFRMKKLTEDSGQEQLPEVKHEVQETPAASKRSESSIIFNKVETVEEGYVDKMQKKKNKKQSVKGQITPLTGKNYKQLLGRVEARKEKLEKLREKDEGKAREMEKKIKWTNLLYKAEGIKIKDDENMLRTALKKKEKRHEQRKKKWGTLSDNVVEKMQQRQDKRRKNLQKRSKAKTEKKKDRARKKGRVLPEDLK
- the LOC109626496 gene encoding kynurenine aminotransferase, with the translated sequence MRIHFRNLPAAAAAATGVRQSSIRNHHQETMSRRLNARRTDGVDKNVWVEFTQLTADYKVVNLGQGFPDFSPPPFIQEAFCKALRGGPSMHQYTRAFGHPPLVKALAKFFSRIVGHEIDPFEDILVTVGAYQALFCAFQALIDEGDEVIIIEPFFDCYQPMVAMTGGKAEYVPLRPKGEGSAVLSSGDWVLSAEELASKITPRTKAIVINTPNNPIGKVYKTEELQMIADLCIKHDLLCISDEVYEWLTYDGAKHVKIASLPGMWERTITISSGGKTFSATGWKVGWAISSGHIIKHMKTIHQNSVYHCATAAQEAVAQGFEREYELLGTPESYLQQLPAALQHKRKKLASCLESVGLQPILPEGGYFMIADISSVEVDLNDQSPKDEASDFRFVKWLIKEKGLATIPVSAFYSPEHSKQFENYIRFCFVKEDSTLDAAEEILRKWHQGPAFILKARDDLEVNKHHMLVRLKMSTDGAAKRINPVTSQCEERVDWKKRKTEVKEAKKQRKAAKLINQLEKQKEQEAQERAELERSHNKKGRAYTVSVALPGSVLDNAQSTELRTYLAGQIARACVVFCVDEIIVFDEQGDDVKSTEGEFNGVGKKGQACIQLARILQYLECPQYLRKWFFPKHQDLQYAGLLNPLDSPHHMRIDEESEYREGIVLDRPTKQGQGSLVNCGMRKEVRIDKQLQSGLRVTVQLNETQNQESKICKGVVVAPHVPRTEGGLYWGYTVRLASCLSAVFTESPYKEGYDLTIGTSERGSDMDQTTLSPFKHLVVVFGGLQGLEASLDTDQNLDVTDPSVLFDIYLNTCPGQGSRTIRTEEAILISMSGLRQKITAAFSDVSTG